In the genome of Pseudochaenichthys georgianus unplaced genomic scaffold, fPseGeo1.2 scaffold_1605_arrow_ctg1, whole genome shotgun sequence, the window GGTTATTTTCATCTCCTCGCTTCTCGGTCCTCGGTCTctccggaagttgatttgtctgcgccatcttgagtagcgtcccatggcgcttatttctgccggaggagcgaggagcgataatcgaggaaccaccagaccatcctttgatgaaatcctcagccactcgccccgcccccttacataccctagggaccagagggtacaatggttggacatttactaccggccgcggtatgcctagtgtacagggtccatataaccgacttaatgcatagcgggaagtcggttatatagacatcaacagaataagtgtttaacggtgatttaaactagtttatgcggggaaaagagtgctcaaaatcggattcaacaggccatccacaccgactcccattaaaagtgattgaaatgtacaggaatctgtccatttcaatcacatttgatgacccgtccagggtgactttcttccccaggaattagtgtctgaaagctggctaacattactttaaatacagtgtgcacatggctttattacccatgaaatagtgtgtgaaagctgggtgagtttgatgtgaatttagggagggagagcagcagcagcagccgccgcagcagcagcagcagcagcagcagcaggctgtgaccctggcggaaatacattgattgttttagccaggaataagtgtttaaaaggcgggtaaagtgttcctgcagctcctccatgacggtaataatgattagaaatcatttacagggcagaaagctgtttttaaaagtgaaaaaacgatttgaaaccgtttgaaatgactggcgggtgctgatggaaagcaggcggaaatacatggattgtttacccaggaaaaggtgtttaaaaggcgggtaaagtgttcctgcagccctttaaatacagtgtgcacatggctttattacccatgaaatagtgtgtgaaagatgggtaaatttgctgtgaatttaagggagatatggccctttcaaacagggagatgtacaggcctttattacccacgaattagtgtctgaaagctggctaacattactttaaatgcatggtgcacatggctctgttacccatgaattagtgtgtgaaagctgggtgagtttgatgtgaatttaagggagatatggccatttcatccacacctcaccactcccattcaaagtgattgaaatgtacagcactctgtacatttcaatcacatttcacgacctgtgtagactggctttcttacccattaggtacaccgacaaagccacctcttcggggccgctccaagacccccaaaacaaggacgcagcagccccagcatctctccctgacatgagcaaacaggttatttcagacttccatgacataccccggggaaaagcacctctctgtggccgctccaagacccccaaaacacggactgaggagctccaggatccctcccatgtacctccagaacctcgagcaccttgggtccccgggcccccgaacttaagcactcccccacggactaaaccaagatgatcacaccctcaagaatctcgtgcccctgggaatcttaaaggggggtctactttgcggtgctttgccgtccgcccatcggcacccatagtcggccttcttcacagcagcagcacccaacctccatggaggatgtttctcgtgcccctggctacacttaaagggggtctactttgcggtgctttaccgtccgcccatcggcacccatagtcggccttcctcacagcagcagcacccaacctccatggaggatgtttctcgtgcccctggctacacttaaagggggtctactttgcggtgctttaccgtccgcccatcggcacccatagtcggccttcttcacagcagcagcacccaacctccatggaggatgtttctcgtgcccctggctacacttaaagggggtctactttgcggtgctttaccgtccgcccatcggcacccatagtcggccttcctcacagcagcagcacccaacctccatggaggatgtttctcgtgcccctggctacacttaaagggggtctactttgcggtgctttgccgtccgcccatcggcacccatagtcggccttcctcacagcagcagcacccaacctccatggaggatgtttctcgtgcccctggctacacttaaagggggtctactttgcggtgctttaccgtccgcccatcggcacccatagtcggccttcttcacagcagcagcacccaacctccatggaggatgtttctcgtgcccctggctacacttaaagggggtctactttgcggtgctttgccgtccgcccatcggcacccatagtcggccttcttcacagcaccacctgccctgctggaggttcacactttaactttttttaccctcttctaccttacaaatcatcccacacttgagcactcctcactcggactaaacacctacatgctaccaccagaaccagaatatcgtgcccctggggatcttaaagaagaaaacccatagtgggattaaaaacagaacacttagtaattttaacaaactttatttacagtaatattgacagtaataaataaattcaaacaggatataacgtatttacaaggggactgattacaacaacacactgcatatttacaagttgatcactggcaacagtgggtgaagttggggcagagtatggcaccctctcttcacccatgtctgaggggttgtgttcggccagtgactggtccctcttcgggacatgtcttggtagggagtcttggtagggagccgggctgtgctcctctccagagttgtcactgtcgatgtcaatacccgcaaaagtgtcttcatttcccgctgctgctgctgctgtcgatgccgccgccgctgcttgaagtgactgtgtgaagagcaaccgaatgtccgcagcctccttcaaagaaggattattcgcgtaaaatgtgtccgcagttgcagtgttgtgacacatgaaatcactcactctttggcggttgcctttgtcttgaaacctcttcgcattatcggcgtggactgtgcggaggtcggtgaagttaatgggactgcggagccccacatcagcccatgccaacctcagggagtaggcaagcttcctgaacgggttcttcccctctgtgtacagaaagtaacggctctgggtgcaggtcagcgtacccttaatttccagccacctcttcatccatccaaattcttctacggtgaggtacagctgcgcctccccgaacgcgttggccgtcttgtggttacttacctgttatgacagagatagagagtgtcaatacaatgtcaatcatgcatataactgccagaataaatacattgattaatagcactcacatgaaccaggtagccgaaggcagtgccagttgtatccgcctttcggacctcggcgttggtcatgttggagtagacccccggacggtggccataaatgcagctccaatgaagagtcatatacccatagagcagtgtccgggtcgcggtagtcggattgctggccatcacatccaggagctgagggatgcgagtggtggtcgaagtcaagcatgtcattaggtcgttgtggctcggcagaccttccatcttgtcacgcttcacttgcatctggtggataagtacttttctcttcagggacttcaggatggcaactacttcccgtttgattaaaatcatgtcggtttggctgagcctgctccccttgcacggtgtgtcggccatgtacttgagaaagtgtgatatattcttgatgtagaagtcggaggtcgtgacctgaaggcttgacttcatcaggctccgggaccacccgcgtatcctcttgagatccctcaaaaagagccagtcagacaggcgattgaaaccgtgtgccatgaaactgaggaacgacttcactctgcttagtttggagactgtgttttcctggagcctcactggtgggtcgatacctgcataatgctcccggtatccttgcagatactcctctgtgaaatataaacagtactttaatgacaacacatgatgtgttacagaaactgcatgtgtcacatagccaaaacacttacccatgatccgtgggaatgttatgtcccgcattatatttccccggcccctgccccggaaccagggggaatttatgggaggggaggttgacgaggcctcggtatggatggatgcaggctctgaggagctgggtgaatgggtgtgagagccagtgggggacttgctgcaggcgggaatgggagacgtgctgcaggcgggaatgggagacgtgctgcaggcaggaatgggagacttgctgcaggcgggaatgggagacgtgctgcaggcaggaatgggagacgtgctgcaggcgggaatgggagacatgctgcaggcaggaatgggagacgtgctgcaggagggacctttcgacttggacagcctcgttggtgtcgactctggtcggggtcgtttcttcagaatgacccgctctcgttcctccccatcgaacgcgggcatgtccccggcccgctgatccatcctctgtcgcttgtcctttatcctctgctgcaacttgcagcgcagggatttcacctcagcagcatatatgtcccgctgagccctcactgcgttagcctccagcctccattctttgcagtccgggttgtcacattcattcaccggggacaagggtggaggttgtgacagtatatcgtcgtctgccaccgtgtcaacagcccaagcggtaatcatttctattgtggggtttgtcattcggagttcataaagctccttcttggccactgtcattttcatttgattttgaaccacatgtagttcctcccgggccagctcaacatggtctctggccaagtggcgatccagccttgtgccgtggtactcgcatcccagaatggtacagggatggagcctaatgttggtcggtccgttggccaacaacagcagaatttttctttcatccaagttacgcacaccatggttcctctgtaggtgcttgctcagggcacggtaggagctattgcagatcggacaacggaccgccatccgacctgtattcttgagcatttcaGTACCGGAaaatgtcaccagaatcgtgggtaaaaaagaaggaagcgtgaaaagactcacgaaagacgcactcagcttattttcaaatctgtgtttgttttcatttgcatcatggtgcggtgtcccatttaggcactcgttaggcgggcagagatccctgtaatctcccctcacgttcctccagagtctgattctcccaaaggatacccgacagtttcgggtacgacccagagggcgcacggtggacggccagggcgaggccgccacaccgcgctggagtcagggtcccggtgaggcgcaggacggagcacccggcagtagcctccagcagacccccgcgcggttccctcgtccctcagaagaggtggagaggcggaggggtgggtcttttcatctgctggcgggttgccgggataacagtatcctccggggaggcattgaacccctctcaactgccccccggaggaggcaggggagtcaggtacccagagggtggacggccagggcgaggccgccacaaccagagaaccagaaaaaaggggtgaaatgggaaaaaagtaccccaaaatagtgttccatacggcgggtagagtcccctgacaactccccatacctttctccagggtgggaaaaagtacaagtcaacttttggaagaaccagagaaaagggtgaaaatggataaattgtatccaaaaatagtgttccaaaaggcaggtagagtcccctgacaactccccatacctttatccagggtgggaaaaagtttaagtcaacttttggaagaaccagagaaaagggtgaaaatggataaattgtatccgaaaatagtgttccaaaaggcaggtagagtcccctgacaactccccctacctttctccagagtcggaaaaagtctaagttaactttttggaagaaccataaaaaggggtgaaaatggataaaatgtatcccaaaatagtgcctcttgaggcgggtagagtcccctgacaactccccttgcattcctccagacaccagtttgaaaacttaaagttttgtgagaaccatgattgggggtcctccaggcaacaatttcatccgatccaaagtgctcatgaggcggatacattcctccatgatttccccatcatgtgaaaatagctcgtttttttctaagtgctctcaaaaaccgggtttccgatttcgtgcagatggtagcttggaaaagatgaatgaattttttggacggaggaggggagctctcgtttcccctctccgttgtaaattgcaacgggggagtgcaaaagtctccggggcttcgttccgaagcgccgaagacttgaccccctcccccgttggcacttagccgtttttcaagaattttcaaaaacttcatttttgattattttaacatataattgaccgttttctttacttttttttgctttccacgggtggaggcgcatggcaggccgcatatgagcttccaaattcggcctggaacgtccgggaattatgggttaagctccatatactgacgactcccattaaaagtgattgaaatgtacaggaatctgtccatttcaatcacatttgacgacgcatgcagggtgaccctggctacacttaaagggggtctactttgcggtgctttaccgtccgcccatcggcacccatagtcggccttcctcacagcagcagcacccaacctccatggaggattttgctcgtgcccctggctacacttaaagggggtctactttgcggtgctttgccgtccgcccatcggcacccatagtcggcctatcactattctggttctggtggtagcatgtaggtgtttagtccgagtgaggagtgctcaagtgtgggatgatttgtaaggtagaagagggtaaaaaaagttaaagtgtgaacctccagcagggcaggtggtgctgtgaagaaggccgactatgggtgccgatgggcggacggcaaagcaccgcaaagtagaccccctttaagtgtagccaggggcacgagcaaaatcctccatggaggttgggtgctgctgctgtgaagaaggccgactatgggtgccgatgggcggacggcaaagcaccgcaaagtagaccccctttaagtgtagccaggggcacgagcaaaatcctccatggaggttgggtgctgctgctgtgaagaaggccgactatgggtgccgatgggcggacggcaaagcaccgcaaagtagaccccctttaagtgtagccaggggcacgagattcttgagggtgtgatcatcttggtttagtccgtgggggagtgcttaagttcgggggcccggggacccaaggtgctcgaggttctggaggtacatgggagggatcctggagctcctcagtccgtgttttgggggtcttggagcggccccgaagaggtgcctttgtcggtgtacctaatgggtaagaaagccagtctacacaggtcgtgaaatgtgattgaaatgtacagagtgctgtacatttcaatcactttgaatgggagtggtgaggtgtggatgaaatggccatatctcccttaaattcacagcaacgttacccatctttcacacactaattcatgggtaacagagccatgtgcaccatgcatttaaagtaatgttagccagctttcagacactaattcgtgggtaataaaggcctgtacatctccctgtttgaaagggccatatctcccttaaattcacatcaaactcacccatctttcacacactaattcatgggtaacagagccatgtgcaccatgcatttaaagtaatgttagccagctttcagacactaattcgtgggtaataaaggcctgtacatctccctgtttgaaagggccatatctcccttaaattcacagcaaatttacccatctttcacacactatttcatgggtaataaagccatgtgcacactgtatttaaagggctgcaggaacactttacccgccttgtaaacaccttctcctgggtaaaacaatccatgtatttccgcctgctttccatcagcacccgccagtcatttcaaacggtttcaaatcgttttttcacttttaaaaagagctttctgccctggcaatgatatctaatcattattaccgtcatggaggagctgcagggacactttacccgccttctaaacacttattcctggctaaaacaatcaatgtatttccgccagggtcacagcctgctgctgctgctgctgcggcggctgctgctgctgctctccctccctaaattcacatcaaagtcacccagctttcacacactatttcatgggtaataaagccatgtgcacactgtatttaaagtaatgttagccagctttcagacactaattcctggggaagaaagtcaccctggacgggtcatcaaatgtgattgaaatggacagattcctgtacatttcaatcacttttaatgggagtcgtgaggtgtggatgaaatggccatatcttccttaaattcacatcaaactcacccagctttcacacactatttcatgggtaataaagccatgtgcacactgtatttaaagtaatgttagccagctttcagacactaattcctggggaagaaagtcaccctggacgggtcatcaaatgtgattgaaatggacagattcctgtacatttcaatcacttttaatgggagtcggtgtggatggcctgttgaatccgattatgagcactcttttccccgcataaactagtttaaatcaccgttaaacacttattctgttgatgtctatataaccgacttcccgctatgcattaagtcggttatatggaccctgtacactaggcataccgcggccggtagtaaatgtccaaccattgtaccctctggtccctagggtatgttaggagaagggaccacatgactcctgttctggctgccttacactggctccctatagaacacaggatagaatttaaagttcttcttctcgcctacaaagcccttaatgggcaggcgccatcttaccttaaagaactcattataccctactggcctactagggcattgcgttccaagaatgcagggttgttggttgttcctagagtctctgaaagtacaatgggagccagagccttttcttatcaagctccacatttgtggaatcagcttccagtttgtgttcgggcggcagacaccctatccgtttctaAGAGTgcacttaagaccttcctttttgttaaagcttatagttagggctgagtagattcagcccctagttttgctgatataggcttagtttgtcgggggacatcttacttcttccttctctctgtctatacctgtgtcctctcatggggacatcttccttcttccttctctctgtctctacctgtgtcctctcatgttcccattaacccagcttccccacatgtctttctttttggtgtctctatacgccgggatccggagtcatggatgatcctgcggtcctgtgtcctggattgcgagccctggatcgcgagtcgcggtcctggatcatcggtcctggatggatatcctcgtggattcatcttcctattatacacacatgcatttccaaacatctggactacctatgttgcaaatgtattatcttttcaatttacacacggcatctattgcacgtctgtccgtcctggagagggatccctcctctgctgctctccctgaggtttctcccatgttccctttaactgtgggttttctccggaagtgtttccttgtacgatgtgagggtctaaggacagagggtctaaggacagagggtctgaggacagagggtctaaggacagagggtctgaggacagagggtgtcgtattgtcatactgatattctgtaaaaactgtgaagaccactgagataaatgtaacat includes:
- the LOC139433262 gene encoding uncharacterized protein, whose protein sequence is MKRWLEIKGTLTCTQSRYFLYTEGKNPFRKLAYSLRLAWADVGLRSPINFTDLRTVHADNAKRFQDKGNRQRVSDFMCHNTATADTFYANNPSLKEAADIRLLFTQSLQAAAAASTAAAAAGNEDTFAGIDIDSDNSGEEHSPAPYQDSLPRHVPKRDQSLAEHNPSDMGEERVPYSAPTSPTVASDQLVNMQCVVVISPLVNTLYPV